A portion of the Candidatus Ruthia endofausta genome contains these proteins:
- the ppk2 gene encoding polyphosphate kinase 2: protein MHKNNVMSGNTLLSLSKIAGDYPYAKKMSVEEYENEKYLLQTELLKAQDWIKNHNKRIILLFEGRDAAGKGGTIKRFMEHLNPRAARVIALEKPSRVELGQWYFQRYIKHFPTNGEIVLFDRSWYNRAGVERVMGFCKNSEYLEFMRQAPLLERMLVNDGFMLFKYWFSVSRQEQLRRFHLRKNDPLKRWKLSGIDLQSLTKWDQYTKARKDMFFYTNTADSPWIVVKSDDKKRARINCIRHFLYHLNYLNKDTKIIFESDSKIIGSVSNLYKNKEDI from the coding sequence ATGCATAAAAACAATGTCATGTCTGGCAATACATTGTTAAGCTTATCAAAAATAGCAGGCGATTATCCTTACGCTAAAAAAATGAGCGTTGAGGAGTACGAAAATGAAAAATATTTACTTCAAACTGAACTACTAAAAGCGCAAGATTGGATTAAAAATCATAACAAAAGAATTATCTTATTGTTTGAAGGTCGTGATGCAGCTGGCAAAGGTGGCACAATTAAACGTTTCATGGAACACCTCAATCCACGTGCCGCACGTGTTATTGCACTAGAAAAACCATCAAGAGTAGAGTTAGGACAGTGGTATTTTCAGCGCTACATTAAACATTTTCCTACCAATGGGGAAATAGTACTATTTGATCGTTCTTGGTATAATAGGGCCGGCGTAGAACGTGTTATGGGCTTTTGCAAAAATTCAGAATATCTTGAATTTATGCGGCAAGCACCTTTATTAGAACGCATGTTGGTTAATGACGGTTTTATGCTCTTCAAATATTGGTTCTCTGTCAGTCGTCAGGAACAGTTAAGGCGTTTTCACTTACGTAAAAATGACCCTTTAAAAAGATGGAAATTAAGTGGAATAGATTTACAATCATTAACCAAGTGGGATCAATATACCAAGGCTAGAAAAGACATGTTCTTTTATACTAACACCGCTGACTCACCTTGGATTGTTGTAAAGTCAGATGATAAAAAACGTGCGAGAATCAATTGTATTAGGCACTTTCTTTATCATCTAAATTATCTTAATAAAGATACTAAAATAATTTTCGAGTCAGACTCGAAAATTATTGGAAGTGTAAGTAATTTATATAAAAATAAGGAGGATATTTAA
- a CDS encoding ABC transporter permease: MLIVLIIFLLTSVLFSLAGFINAVFAQSFDDISIVPTFILMPMTYLGGMFYSVKILPKFWQDMSKFNPIYYMVDSFIEYDCYISNIYFLST; the protein is encoded by the coding sequence ATGCTCATCGTGTTAATTATCTTTTTACTCACTTCAGTTTTGTTTTCACTGGCAGGGTTTATTAATGCCGTATTTGCTCAATCGTTTGATGACATCTCTATTGTTCCGACTTTCATTTTGATGCCCATGACTTATCTTGGCGGTATGTTTTATAGTGTGAAGATATTGCCAAAATTTTGGCAAGATATGTCTAAATTTAACCCAATTTATTATATGGTTGATAGTTTTATTGAGTATGATTGCTATATTAGCAATATTTACTTTTTATCTACTTAA